Within Enterobacter sp. RHBSTW-00175, the genomic segment AGTGCACGAAACAAAGGCGCTTTACGAAGAGACGACATCGGCATTTCATTTCACCTTGTCATTTTGTCATGAAGGTCCATAAACCACGTCCAGATACCGACGTGGAAGTTGGTAAATACGTCGATGCCTAATGCCGATTTCAGCATATAGAGTGCCAGCAGAACCGACAGCAGGCAGAACAACACCCCGAGGGTAATGATCAGTGTAGTGAAGATGCGCCCGACCAGAGTGCTTTCGCGCGATACCTTGCGCACATCACGGCCAAAGAGAAACACCACAAAGTAGCGGCGGTGGAGGAACGGGAAGCTATGGCGAAAATCGAGCCGGTGGCGCGTCGCCAGATTAGTGCGGACCAGCGCCTGCTCAATTCCGCGCTTTTGTTCCGGGGTTAATGAGGTTTCGACCTCCTGGTCAAGTGCGGCATAGAAGCGCTCGACGACCAGTTCTGCTGTAGATTTCGACACGTGTTTCCTGTTTACGTTAGGCGCTGATACACTTGAGCGGTTTGGGCGGCAATTTCCGGCCAACGGTACTTTGGCAGGAACTGGCTGTAATCTGCTTTCTCTCCTCCGACCCATTGTTGAAGCTTCTGCGTCAGGGCCGGAACGTTAGCGACAGGGAAATAGTCCGCTTGCGGCAGGCCAATTTCGAGATTTGCCGGGATGTCGCTGACAATGACCGGCAATGACCACGACATGGCTTCAAGCAGGGCGATCGGCAAGCCTTCATGGTAAGAGGGCAGGACGAATAACCCGGCTTGTGAGAACAGCGTATGAAGCGTCGGGCCGCTGACAAAACCGGTCATGAAGACGTTCGGCGTGCTGAAGGCCTGTTTCTTTAGCTGTTCACTGTACTCATCGGCATGGTCGGCATCGCCAATCAACACCAGTGGCATACTACAACCCGCCGCAGCATAAGCGGCTATCAGGTCGTGTAGCCCTTTCTCTTCCACAAAGCGGGCCACGGCAACAATATACTGTCCCGGCTTAAGGGCGTGCCTTTCAAGGATCGTCGCCTGTTCTTCAGCGGATGGCAGCGCGGTCTGGCGGACGCCGTTGTAGATAACGTGGGCATTATGCCGGCCATGTTTGCGCTTAATCAGATTGTTGATAACCTCGGAAATGACGATCACCTCATTGGCGTAGGTTACCGCCCATTTTTCGCCCAGTCGCAACATCCCTTTACTGACTTTTCCCCATTTCTGGCGGTCATAATCCGGGCCGTGATGAGTAAACACGACGCGTTTTCCCAGCAGGCGCAACAACGGCACTACCAGCCCAGGGCCGATGGCGTGAACGTGAACCACACTGGAGCCGTCAAATAAGGTACTGAGCGCTGCCAGCGTTGAGTGAACGATGGCCTCGAACTTACGGCTTTTCGGTGCCCATAAGCTCTTGAGTTTAACACCTTTATATTCACTGCGGCGATAGTTCACGTAGGGCGAGCGGGCCAGCACGCAGATCTCCGCGTTGCCCAGACGATAGATCTCCGGGTACAGATTCTGGCAATGGGTTTCTACGCCGCCCTGAACATCGGGAATGCCGCGGGTACCCAGCACCGTCACCTTGGCTTTCATGTTGTCTCTCCCACAAGTTGCTGATAAAGCGCCTGTAGCACCTGCATATGACGGGCAAGATCGTATTTTTCTTCCAGACGCTGGCGGGCGCTAATCCCCATTTCACGCGCTCGTTGTGGGTCTGCGGCCAGTCTGTCCATCAACTGCGCCAGCGAGTCGCTGTCGCCTGGCTCCACCAGATAACCATCCCGGTTGTCGCGGATCTGTTCCGGAATGCCGCCAATGTTGCCGCCGATAACCGGGCGGCCAAAGGCCATGGCTTCGAGCACTGACATCGAACAGTTTTCGTAATATTCGGAAGGAACAATAACCGCGCGGGCCCCTCGAATCAGGTTGTTCAGTGCCTCACCGTGTTTCATATACCCGAGGAATTCTGGCCCACTGAAGCGGGCGCGCAGTTCTTTGCCGAGCGGACCATCGCCGACAATTTTAAGCGGCATGTTATGGGTCATTTTCTGCTGTGCCTGGGCAAGGGTAGATACCCCTTTTTCACGGCTCAGCCGGCCGATATAGAGGAAATAGTCGCCCGCCGTTTCGCCAGGCACGGTGGTGCTGGCATCGATACCATTAACGATAACGTCGATGCGGGTGTCAGGGAGCTTACGCAGCAGCGTCTGGCGCATAAACTCGCTTGGCGCGACGATGCAGTCGAGCATGGCGTAATTTTTGGCGAACTTCTGCCAGTATGCTTCCAGCGACAGCAGCAGGCTTTTAAAGGTATCGCCTTGCTGGCAGCGGTGGCGAAACGCGTTGCTGACTGATCCGGTCAGGCACTCTTCGCAGACGTGGCCGTCGCGCAGCATGGTGTAGGAGGGGCAGACGATTTTGTAATCGTGTGCGGTTAGTACCGTTTTACAGCCAAAGCGCTTTGCCACGCCAATGACGGCGGGCGTTATCTGATGATAGATATTGTGGAAATGAACAATATCCGGCCGCTCGCGGAGCAGCAACGTGTTGAGTTTCGCACAGGCCTGCGAATTATAGATAAAATCCACCCCGGCTCTGACCCGGCTCATCAAACCGTGGCTGTCGTGATAATCGACATTCTGGACGAAAAATTCTTCCCACGGTGACGGTTTGTTTTCCACGTGCTTCATACTGAAGTCGATGACCTGGTAACCGGACTGCAGCATGGCATCCCGCTCCTGGAAATAAACGGTTTCCGCGCCTCCTTTGATAAAGAAGAACTTGTTAACGAAGAGAATTTTCATTTTCGGTATCGATATGCTTTGGATTAAACACGGTCACCGCCGGGCGTTGCATCGGGTCACGGACTGCACGGGCCATCCCGCGCAGCATCCCCGCTGAAAACATAAATAAGTTAATCACGCTCTGCACACCATCGCGCAGGGATCTGTTTTTGATTGTTTTCAGTGCGATAAACGCCAGCAGTGGCAGCAGCGCAATGGCGATAACCTTACCGTTAAAAGTCAGCAGGCAGACAAGCAAAATCAACAGATACAGGGTGAAAATCAGCTCATTACGAACAATGCGCAACGCGGCCGGGAAATGGGCTTTGCCCCAGCAGCCGCGCAGCAGCTCACCAGGCGCGCACAGGAAACGGTTCTTCCAGCGGTAGATCAGCATTTTGAAGGTCGGCATGGTGTAGGAGGTGTGGCTAAAGTAGGGCACTTCCAGTCGGTGTAGCTTGTAGCCCGCAGCACCCAGACGGATGCCCAGCTCTGCCTCTTCATAGGCGTGCAGGTTCAGGTTGGTCAGGTAGCCGACTTTTTCGATGGCCGAACGGCGATACAGACCCCCGCCACCTAAGTGGTCGGTATCACCGTGGGGATAGATTAGGTGCAGGCGCTGCTTGCGCGATTTGAACTCGTAGTTGGATGCATCATCCATATCAACGCTACCGGCTACCCCCGCATACTCAGGATGGGTTTCCAGAAATTCGACGGCGGTATCAAGGAAGCCCGGCTCCAGCTCCATATCGCCATCCAGCAGCAGCAGGTAATCGCCCTCGCTATACAGCCAGCCGAGCTGGTGGCCGATACCGCAACTGCGATCGCTAATGTTATCCAGACACACCACCATCACGTCTTTACCTAACGCGAGCTCCCGCGTGTTATCCGTCGAGAGGCTGTCAGCAACGATGATTTGATGCGGATAGGGTTGCAGCTGTTTGCGGACACTGTCGATTGTTTTCTCAATGCCCTGCGCTTCATTCAGGGTCTTGATGCTGACGGTAATAGAGGGTTTTTTATTCATGTTCGTTACCGGAGTTCAGGCGGATAGAGCGGTGGATGACGATAAGCGCCCCGAGGGCCACCCATAATAAAAACTGTAGCATCGGCACAATCATCAGGATCTGGCTGTAGGGCAGGCTGAGCAGACAGCCGATGACAAAGACGTAGTACGCCGGTGCCGAGCTGAGCAACTGGAGATCCTCACGATTAAGATCCTGACGGGCAAAGGTCTCTTTTGGCCGCATCGCCACGAGCACGGCGCCAATCATGCAGACAAACAGCACGATGCCGATAATGCCCACTTCCCACAGCAACATGCTTAAGGACGTTGAATCGAGGATCAGGTGATACCAGGCGCCAATATACCCCGGTGAAACCGTACTGCCGCTGTTGGTGGCGTTAAGACCGTAGCCGAACAGCATCCCGCCCGGGCCGAAAAGGTCGTTATGTTGGAGCCAGAAGAAGACGGTGGTGAAGCGTCCCAGTTCGCCGCTTGGCATGATGTAGTTGGCATCAAAAATATAACTTAGCGAGTCAATAAATACCGAAAGCGCGCTGCGGGTTGGATCCCCGCCAAAGGCCGCCGAATAGTTTGATGCCAGAACGGTAATGGCGATAAAGATTAACAGCGCCATCCCGACGGCGATAATCAGCAGTGAACGCAGGCTGACGGCACTGACTCCGCGCACATAGCCGGGCATAACCCACAGCAGTGCCAGCAGGAATGGCGACAGCAGGATAATGAATTTGACTTCGCCCACCACGCAGAGGAAAAAGCCCAGCGCGATGTGAACCACCAGCGATTTTAACGAGCAGATCCCGTGTTTATACTCCGATAGCTTCAGCAGCATGATCAGCAGGCAAAATGACCCCATTGCCGCAGTGTTGCCGCCGCCCATTGGGTCGCCGCCGAACGTACCGACCACCGAGTCCCACTTCTCATCCTCACCACGAAGGGCCACGCGTTGGGGAACGATAAAAATCACCTGATAAATCGCGACCGGGATCTGCACGTAGAAGATCCAGTAGAAAAGCTGGGTCAACCTGTGCAGTTGCGATTCACGGACCATCCCAAGCAACATACAGAGCATCAGCAGCGACAACGCCAGCTCGTTTTTAAAGCCGACGATGGTGGTCACAATCCCCGATTGCAGAACAGTAGAGACAAGCCCGAGGGAAATAAACGTCAGGTACAGCGTCAGTATCACCTTTTCGCGCCCGGTCAGGCGCAGCGGCTGCGGGCGGTTTTGCATCAGCAGCAGTACCGCCATGACCAGCACCATAAAGAAGGGCAGCCACAGGATCGCCGCAATGCCGGTGAAGTACTGGACCGTGCCGCAGAATACCAGGGTTATCAGGGCGTAGGCTTCAAGGTAGCGGCCAGTATTTAACTGCATATTTTCTGCTCCTGTACCCAGAGCGATTTCGCCCGCTGGTTCATTTTGATGAGAATGAACAAATAGCGCACGCTGGTCAGCACCGAGAAGGTCAACAGTGCGATTTGATAACCCACGCCAAATTTTGGCAGGGCGATAAAGGCGACGGCAATAATCAGGATCTGCTCAATCTGAATACGCAGAAAATAGCGTCGGGAGCCGAAAATCAGCTCAATGACCGTCAGCGGGCTGACTGCCAGTGCGGCAAACAGATAGGGCAGCATATAGCGTGAGGTCGGGATCGAGTTCAGCCACTCCTGGCTGAATCCCAGACGCATCACCAGCGGATAGAAAATCCAGATGCCGAGAATGCACACCACCGAAGCACCCATCAGCATCAGGCGTACCTTTTTATATTCCGGGTAGTTAAAGGTGTTGTTACGAAAATCCATCGACCATTTAGAAAAGATGGAGTTGCGCACCGCGTTGCCAATGATCATCACCGGCGATAAACAGAAGCGACTGACCACCGAGAAATACCCGGCGACCAGCGGCGAGAACCAGATGTTAATCAGCATGGTCGGCAGGTTATTACTGGCTATTGCCAGGACCTCGGCACTGCCAACGCGGCTGATATGCTGCCAGTGTTCGCGTAAAAAGCGGGCGTTAGTGGTCAGTGAAAAGTTGCTCAGCGTCAGGCTACGGAAATTAAACAGGCGGATCAGGCAGCCGCTTATCAGCAATAAAATGCCGACCATCCACGCCAGATAGAACAGCATCGGATTGGGCATCACCAGCAGGGCGACAGCCACAACCAGCGACACGGCGATACGCTGGAAGGTCAGGAACGGGTAATTCCCGCCGCGCAGCGACAGGTTTTCGGCAACCAGTACCAGTGCATAACCGAAGGTCAGCAAATAGAGAAAGGCAATATTCAGGTTAAAGATAAGCCCGGTGATCACCGCCCAGGGGATAGCCATCACCAGACTCTGTAACACACAAAACACCACGTTTTGCCCTAACTGGTGATCCTCCTGGCGGGGGATCAGCAGCTGGGAGGCAAACATACACACCTGTGCGCCGATCAGCACATTGCTGTAGATCATCGCGTAATGGCCGACCTCCGCCATCCCGTAGCGATGCGAGATAAGCCAGACCGAAAAGGCGCCAATCAGCTGCGAAAGCACTGACGAACTGGCGATGGATGAAATGCTCCTGATGAGATTCATAATCGCTATTTCGGTGAAATAAGTTCGTGCATTTCACGATCGAGCAGACGTTTCCCTTCCTGCGTTTCCAGGTTCTCTTCTTTCACCTGGTTGAGCAGGAGCGCGACCGGGGCATCACCAGCGCTTTTGAGACGAAGCGCCGCCTCGCGAACCCGTGCCGCCTGCTCGCCGGCTTTCACCACCAGCAGGTTTATGTCGCTCTGCGCTGCCAGCAGCAGGCTATCCTGCGCCAGGCTCAGTGCTGGGGTATCGATGACCAGCGTATCGTACGTCTGGTGCAGTGTTGCCAGCAGGGCGGGTAAGCGTTCGGACGTTAAGAGCAGCAGGGAAGAGTCGTTCAGCTCGCCGCGTGCAAGGAAGTCCAGCTGGTCATCCAGTTTAACGATCGCCTGTTCCGCAGTGGCGGTGCCGTTCAGCAGCTGGCTGAAGCCCTGTTTCTGCTGCGGATACTTCGCCGATAACCCCTTAGAGGCCAGATAATCAAGATCGATAAGCAGCGTTTTGCGTGACTTGCTGGCGGAGCTGGCCAGCAGTTCGGCGATAAGCGAGCTGCCGAACCGGGGTTGTACTGAGGTCACCAGAATGGTCGCAGGTTTATCCCGGCGATTAAGCAATGCCAGGCGCAGGCTGTGGATCATGTCGGCATACTGGACGTTGTGGAAAATCTGTTTCGCACTGTCCAGATGCGGCAACTGCGGGAATTCACCGCTGGCGTCGAGAGCGGCTTTTGCTTTCAGCTCGCTGAGGCTATTCACCGTTTTGTCCATCGCGGTACCGACGATCAGGTACATGATGTATAGCGCCAGTGCCATCAGGGTGATCATCACAATCAGCAGGCCGCGCTGCGGTTTTGACGGACGATCCGGTGGAACGGCGGCATCGTAAATCACCTCATCCGGCACCGAGAGATTTTCCGACAGCTTTTGCTCATTGGCGCGCTGGTACAGCGACTTATACAGCTCTTCGGTTTTGTTGAGCGTAGTGGTCATGGTGTTGTACTGATCACGCCTGGCACCGAGCGCCTGGAAGTTTGCTTTTTCCTCGTCGAGCATTTGCTGGTAGTGCTTCTCATCGTCGAGCGCGATTTGATACTGCTGGTGCAGGCCGTTTGACAGCTCACCTAACACCTGACCGAGCTGGGCGCTTACCGCCTTCATTTGCGCCTGCGCCTGAAGATACTTCGGATGCATCGGCCCATAGTGTTCCGCCGCATCGGAAAGCTCACGGCGCGTCTGGATCATGGCAATGCGCAGATCCTGAATCTGTGGATGACCGGATATTTCTGGCAGAGAGATAATCTGCTCAACCGGTTTGCCTTGCTGCTGGCGGACTTTGTCCCACTCGGTCTGCGCTTTCAGTCGGCGCTGGGTCGCATCGGCCAGGCGGTTTATCGCGATCCCCATGCGCTCGGTTTCATAGCCATCCACGCTGCGGAAGGTCAGCAACCCATTTTGCTTGAGGAAGGTATCGATTTCCGCCTTTTGCTGATCCATTTTGCTTTTCAGCTCGTCCATCATTTGTTCGTTCGAGCTTTGTGCCTGAAGCAGAGTGTTTTTCTTCTGCTGCAAACTGTAATCGATAAAGGCCTGAGCGACGCCGTTGGCGATATCTGCCGCTTTTTGTGCCGATTTGGCTTCTACAGAAACGGAAACCAGCTGGGTAGAACGCACGCCGGAAATGGTCAGTTTCTTTTGCAGCGCCAGTATCGCATTATCGATACGCCCGGCTTCATCCTGTTTATCGCCGTCGTTAAACTCGGGATCCTCATACAGCTTTAATTTACGCACCGCGGCATCGAGCACCACTCGCGAACCCATTAATGCATATTTGGTTTCGTAGTAATCGTTGCGCGTGGAGTCGTAATTATCTACGCGTGGCAGGGGAGAGATATCCGATGACTGCGCTTTAAACAGCACGGTAGCCGTCGCCGTATAGCTCGAGGACATTAAGCGAGTCAAAATAAATGACGCCACGGCGGCAACGATCACCACCACCAGGCACCAGATAAGCTTGTGCTTAATCTTGTTGAAATAAGGCGTGAAGTCGATAAAGCCTTCTTTCTTTTTTCCGTTTTCTACCAATGAAATTGCCATATTAGAAGAAGCTCATGCCAATAATGATGGTATCTCCAGCCTGAACGGCGGAGTCTGCGGCGACATTGTTCAGCAGCTGACCGCTGCCAGACTGTCTAACTTGAATATCTTTACGGTCAGCGCGATCGGTAAAACCGCCCGCCAGCGCAATGGCTTTTTCCGCCGTTAAGCCTGGCTCCCAGGCGTAGCCGTCCGGTTTTTTCACTTCACCCAGCAGATAAACTTTGCGGTATTCGGCGACGCTTACCGTGACCATCGGCGTTTTCAGGTAGTTGCCGCGAAGCTTGTCAGCAATTTCTTTGCTGACCTGTTCAGGGGTCTTGCCCTGGAGTTGCAGCACACCAATAAACGGGTAATCAACGTTGCCGCTGTTATCGATTTTTACCCGCATGGACATATCCTGTTCGCCGGAGACGTTAATGTTGACTTCATCGCCATGGCTCAGCAGGTAAACGGTATTCGGCTGCGTTTTGATGGACTGCTGCGGGGTTGAGCATCCCGCCAGCAGCAGCGCCAGCAGCGGAAGCATCGCCAGATTCCTGTTTAAAAAGGTCATATTTGTACCTGCGTCATAAAAATAATGGCCGAATCGTCATAGCCCAGGGTGCGGTCAACTGCATGTGTGTAGTCCGGGCCAATATAAAAAGTATCCGTGTCTTTATTGGAGTGCATGGTGTTCCATTGCAGCTTCAGCTTAAAGTTAATGGATGGACGAAAATCATAGTTAAAGGTCAACGACACCAGATTTGACGTATCTTTGCGCTTATCACTCTGGTGCTTATAGTCTTCGGTAATATAGGAATAATCGATCAAGGTCGAAAAACGATCCACCACCCAGTGATGCTCATAGCCAATGCCTGTCGTTGATACCAGAATATACCCACCAGAATCGGTTGGGTCTTTAATTCGCTGCGAGCTGTGCAGGTTAACGTTAACCTGCTCGAGCGGTGCCCAGTCAGCGGTAATATCCCAGTTCAGACCGTTAAAACCCTGCGAATTCGGGTTATGGATAAACTCTTTATACAACCAGGCGATGTTGCCATTAATCTCCGTTTTCCCCGTCAGCCGGTTTTTCATACCGAATAGCAGGTAATACTCATTGCTGTCTTTAAGCTCATTGAGCTCGTAACGCCGCTGGTTAGTAATAAAGCTATAGCGGTATCGGAGCGTTTTTGCTTTCTGGTCGAACACGTCGGCCACCAGGCTGTCTTCATGCCACTCCTGATCGCGCATGTAGTAGCCGAAGTCATCACTGGCATGATTGATGCTGTCGAGGTCGCGAAAACGCAGTTGCTTATGCTGAAGCGCGAGTTCTGCCTTACCGCGACCCTCTGGCGCACCGTAGCTGTAGCGCAACTCGCTGTTGAAAAAGCGGGTGCCGATAGGCTTATCGATGCCAAATTCTTTAAATTGCTCGGGTAAAAAACCTTCGGTGGTATCGCGGCCACGCTCTTCATGACCCAGAGTTTCTTCGAGGTCAAGAGCCAGCCCATGTTTGTCGCCGAAGCGCCAGTTACCGTTGAACATGAAATAATGGTTGTTGCGATTATCCGCGCTATCGTTGGCATAGTAACGATAATCGCCGGAATACATCAGCAAGTACCGGTCTTCCTGGCGCTCGCCCATGGCTTTCACGACAGGTTTAATGTTCTGGTAGCTTGAGCCAATTGCATCCTGGCTATCGTGCTGCCAGGTCACATTGTCATCGTAGCCAATGTCATAGCCCAACTGGCTCTCGAAATCGATGCCAGCGATACCAGTGTGCGGTTTTGCCTGGAGGTCGGCGTGTGCGTAAGGCACAGAGAGAAGACCAGCCAGGATAGCGAACCTAGAACGCATTTTTACCTACAAAACCCCGTAAGAAGGTCAAAATTATGATTTTAAGATCGAGGAACAGCGACCACGACTGGATATAGTCCAGGTCGTACTGAATGCGCTTTTCCATTTTATCCAGCGTATCGGTTTCGCCGCGAAAACCGTTGATTTGTGCCAGCCCGGTAATCCCCGGTTTTACCTTATGGCGAATCATGTAGTTTTCGACCAGTACGCGGTACTGCTCGTTATGCGCCACTGCGTGTGGGCGCGGGCCGACTATCGACATTCGCCCCTGAAGGACGTTGAAAAATTGTGGCAGCTCATCGAGTGAAGTTTTACGTAAAAACGCACCAAACCGGGTAATGCGCGGATCGTTGCGGGTCGCCTGAGTAACGACGGTACTGTTCTCCATGACCTGCATGGTTCTGAACTTCCACACCTCGATTTGCTTACCGTTCAGGCCATAGCGGTTCTGCTTAAACAGAATTGGACCGGGGGAGGTGATTTTGATACCAATGGCCACCAGGATCATGACCGGAAGGCTGATCAGGGTAAAGAAAAAACCGAGGATCATATCTTCAATGTACTTGATGATGGCGCCTTCACCGTCAAACGGGGAGGTAAAGATACTGATGGTTTGTAGGTTGCCGAACATGCGCAGCTGGGAAATATGCGGGCTGTAAGAGAACAGGTCCGGTACCAGAAACACATCCACGGTCGTGTCCGAGAATTCGTTCAAAAACTGCTTAATGCGCTGCCGGGCGACCATGGGCAGCGCAATATAAATTTCGTCGATTTCGCCCGCTTTCGCCATAGCCAGCAGATCGCTGCGGGTGCCGTGTCGTTCGATGCCGATAAGCGAACTTTCGCGCTGGTTATTGCGGTCTTCAAAGTAGGTGATGGTGAAGCCACGCTGTGAATATTCTTTTTGTAGTGCGTTTTTAATGGCCAGACCTGCCGGCGTAATGCCGAGGATCGCTACGCGTAACGGTGAATTAAAAAGATAATAAGAACTGATTACACGAACAAGGAATACGATTATAAATATAAACACCGAACATTTCGCCAGACTCTCAGCCAGCAGGATAAAATTCTCCAATGGTTGCTTATTGATAAGTTTTTCGGCAATCACAAAAAATAAAAACGAAACAATACTGCTCAGACATATGCTTATAATGAGTGTCAGTGATTTGGTTAAATAACGACCTTTCAGCTTTCCGGTGTACAGGTGAAAATATTCGTTAATACGAATAAATACCAATGAGAAGATGATGCCCAGAAGTGCGCTGGCTGTGGTAGGGTCGGTATAAAAATACTTTAAATAGGTAAAGACCAGAATATTGACTGTGAAAAAATCCAGTAGTTTTATCAGCTTGCTATAGCGTGAATTATAAATTTTCATATTGTTATCTGTCTTGTTTTACTCGTTTAATGGCGTTAATTAAACATCGATATGTTTTTTCCAACCAACCCAAAAACGCGTGAGAAGCATTCACAGCTACAATAAAATTCTACTATTCATCACATTAGACCATGGTCAGAGCGATGTCGAGATATCACAAACAAAAAATATGCCGCCTTTAAATGCGCGTTGAGGGGGCTATTCAATTATTTAAAAGGTGTGATGCGATTGCCGTATTGAGAAGGGGTTATCCGGCGCTGAGATTGCTGCACGAACGGGATGTCGCGCACAGTCGATTTCGTTCAGGCGACACATGGCTACCGGCCCGACAGGGAGATCTATTTTCCTCTCCCCGCAGGATGAGCCGACAAGCCCGCTAACGATATTATTTTTTCTTATTAAGCATCGCCTTTAAATCAGCGAAGGGATTATAGGTTGCCTCGCCAACATCTTTTTGCGCGTCTTCACCCGCCACAACGGTGGTGCCGTACTGGTCAGCTTCGGTGTACTTAGAGTGTTCGTGGTCGTGGCAAAACAGACACAACAGCTCCCAGTTACTGCCATCTTCCGGGTTGTTGGTATGGTCGTGATCGATGTGGTGCACCGTCAGCTCGCGCAGGTTTGAATACACAAACTCCCGCGAACAACGCCCGCATACCCAGGGGTAGATTTTAAGCGCCTTTTCACGATAGCCGCTTTCCAGCCGCGCGTAGTTTTTGGGGATCAGAGCCATTGCCAATGTTACCTGCTAAAAAGAGTGGGTTTCACAATATATCCCATAATGGAAAGAAGGAGAATAAGCGAGGTGCCACTCTGCGCGAGCCCTCTCTTTAGCAACCCACCAGGCGTGAAAATCACAACGCTTGAGTATTAACCTGAGCTTATGGTTTTTGGGGCGGCGGGACGCCAGATTTTTACACTGGGATTGAACGACAGGTGTTGTTGTTTGTGTGGTTAATTGACGAGGAGATAAGAGGTTTATTGGGTTTTTATTTTTCGCTTAATTGTTTTGAAAATATAAAGGCATCAAATTAATTCACCTTTAACAATCCGGGAGTTTATTATCATAGCAGTTAACAGGGTGTGATTTTACGTGGGGTCTATTATGTTTCTCGTTTCGCTGAAGAAGACGTTAATCACGGGAGGGCGTGATAAGGCCGAAAAAAGGACGATAAAAGATAAGCTGAATCATCAGTCTTATTTAGAGGGCGAAAGAGTATTAGAAATATATTTGATGCGGCTGCTCTGTGCTGCGACGCTATATGGTACGTTGCTAATGGCATATCATAGCTATTGATTTTCACCTGTGCATTCATAAGAACAGGTGCCGCAACCCCGGAGTACTGGCACTCACAGGGTTAGGGCATTCCAGTCAGGTCTGAACACCGTATAGTCGTTATGAATCACATGCATTTAGCGCAAGGCTGCAACGACTCCAGGCCGGTAATGTCTTTTGCTTCCTGCTCCGCCTCTTCACGCCCTGGCGAGCAGCATTTGAAATATGCAGAAGTGGTAAATGCTGAATCTTCTCCGCCATTTATGGTTGGGCAGGACGCTTTATGGACGCGGGTGAGCGTAGCGTCTGTTTTTCGCCCGGTACCGTTGGCGCTTTTCGGCAAATTAACAACATAGCCCGTCGGGTTTTCATATAACCATGCTTTATATGCCTCTTCACTGTTATCCATCCGGTCGC encodes:
- a CDS encoding exopolysaccharide transport family protein, translating into MAISLVENGKKKEGFIDFTPYFNKIKHKLIWCLVVVIVAAVASFILTRLMSSSYTATATVLFKAQSSDISPLPRVDNYDSTRNDYYETKYALMGSRVVLDAAVRKLKLYEDPEFNDGDKQDEAGRIDNAILALQKKLTISGVRSTQLVSVSVEAKSAQKAADIANGVAQAFIDYSLQQKKNTLLQAQSSNEQMMDELKSKMDQQKAEIDTFLKQNGLLTFRSVDGYETERMGIAINRLADATQRRLKAQTEWDKVRQQQGKPVEQIISLPEISGHPQIQDLRIAMIQTRRELSDAAEHYGPMHPKYLQAQAQMKAVSAQLGQVLGELSNGLHQQYQIALDDEKHYQQMLDEEKANFQALGARRDQYNTMTTTLNKTEELYKSLYQRANEQKLSENLSVPDEVIYDAAVPPDRPSKPQRGLLIVMITLMALALYIMYLIVGTAMDKTVNSLSELKAKAALDASGEFPQLPHLDSAKQIFHNVQYADMIHSLRLALLNRRDKPATILVTSVQPRFGSSLIAELLASSASKSRKTLLIDLDYLASKGLSAKYPQQKQGFSQLLNGTATAEQAIVKLDDQLDFLARGELNDSSLLLLTSERLPALLATLHQTYDTLVIDTPALSLAQDSLLLAAQSDINLLVVKAGEQAARVREAALRLKSAGDAPVALLLNQVKEENLETQEGKRLLDREMHELISPK
- a CDS encoding polysaccharide biosynthesis/export family protein, whose product is MTFLNRNLAMLPLLALLLAGCSTPQQSIKTQPNTVYLLSHGDEVNINVSGEQDMSMRVKIDNSGNVDYPFIGVLQLQGKTPEQVSKEIADKLRGNYLKTPMVTVSVAEYRKVYLLGEVKKPDGYAWEPGLTAEKAIALAGGFTDRADRKDIQVRQSGSGQLLNNVAADSAVQAGDTIIIGMSFF
- a CDS encoding outer membrane beta-barrel protein — protein: MRSRFAILAGLLSVPYAHADLQAKPHTGIAGIDFESQLGYDIGYDDNVTWQHDSQDAIGSSYQNIKPVVKAMGERQEDRYLLMYSGDYRYYANDSADNRNNHYFMFNGNWRFGDKHGLALDLEETLGHEERGRDTTEGFLPEQFKEFGIDKPIGTRFFNSELRYSYGAPEGRGKAELALQHKQLRFRDLDSINHASDDFGYYMRDQEWHEDSLVADVFDQKAKTLRYRYSFITNQRRYELNELKDSNEYYLLFGMKNRLTGKTEINGNIAWLYKEFIHNPNSQGFNGLNWDITADWAPLEQVNVNLHSSQRIKDPTDSGGYILVSTTGIGYEHHWVVDRFSTLIDYSYITEDYKHQSDKRKDTSNLVSLTFNYDFRPSINFKLKLQWNTMHSNKDTDTFYIGPDYTHAVDRTLGYDDSAIIFMTQVQI
- a CDS encoding undecaprenyl-phosphate glucose phosphotransferase, yielding MKIYNSRYSKLIKLLDFFTVNILVFTYLKYFYTDPTTASALLGIIFSLVFIRINEYFHLYTGKLKGRYLTKSLTLIISICLSSIVSFLFFVIAEKLINKQPLENFILLAESLAKCSVFIFIIVFLVRVISSYYLFNSPLRVAILGITPAGLAIKNALQKEYSQRGFTITYFEDRNNQRESSLIGIERHGTRSDLLAMAKAGEIDEIYIALPMVARQRIKQFLNEFSDTTVDVFLVPDLFSYSPHISQLRMFGNLQTISIFTSPFDGEGAIIKYIEDMILGFFFTLISLPVMILVAIGIKITSPGPILFKQNRYGLNGKQIEVWKFRTMQVMENSTVVTQATRNDPRITRFGAFLRKTSLDELPQFFNVLQGRMSIVGPRPHAVAHNEQYRVLVENYMIRHKVKPGITGLAQINGFRGETDTLDKMEKRIQYDLDYIQSWSLFLDLKIIILTFLRGFVGKNAF
- the yajD gene encoding HNH nuclease YajD, which translates into the protein MALIPKNYARLESGYREKALKIYPWVCGRCSREFVYSNLRELTVHHIDHDHTNNPEDGSNWELLCLFCHDHEHSKYTEADQYGTTVVAGEDAQKDVGEATYNPFADLKAMLNKKK